The following coding sequences are from one Ammospiza caudacuta isolate bAmmCau1 chromosome 10, bAmmCau1.pri, whole genome shotgun sequence window:
- the FES gene encoding tyrosine-protein kinase Fes/Fps, with protein sequence MPWTAGSSPTRGSPPTSGRRRVLLSRTEPELRRVQTASAPAPAGRQQQPHNEDPTPNSPRLHSGAMGFGPELWCPQGHSALLRLQDGELRLLELMRKWMSQRAKSDREYAGMLHHMFSQLEKQESTWQLHGNHGGHIEKSWWVLVSRTETLSQILRRHAEELAAGPLAKLSLLIRDKQQLRRAFSEQWQQLSQDYSRTTQQEMEKLKAQYRSLARDSAQAKRKYQEASKDKERDKAKEKYVRSLWKLHALHNQYVLAVQAAALHHQHHYQRVLPSLHQSLYGLQQEMILVLKEILSEYCSISSLVQEDLLAIHQEIASAIQAIDPATEYSSFIQSHQYESEMPPAVSFDESLLEDTENLVPGELQLNELTLESVQHCLTSVEEELVAATEAVSIKEQQMQELKTEIHDEEQGRSPGERVHLLGRRQGLHEARQQLEGCLCAQAKLRAQRDLLASKLAELGAREPLPALPLPEDRQSVSSTEQERSGASALETLKNHITGIFSPKYSLPPPVPLIPDVQKPLCQQVWYHGAIPRSEVQELLTCPGDFLVRESQGKQEYVLSVLWDGQPRHFIIQAVGNMFRLEGDSFPTIPLLIQNLLQSQQPITRKSGIVLARAVPRDKWVLNHEDVLLGERIGRGNFGEVFSGRLRADNSPVAVKSCRETLPPELKAKFLQEARILKQYRHPNIVRLIGVCTQKQPIYIVMELVQGGDFLTFLRSEGPHLRVKELVKMTENAAAGMEYLESKHCIHRDLAARNCLVTERNTLKISDFGMSREEEDGIYAATGGMKQIPVKWTAPEALNYGRYSSESDVWSFGILLWEAFSLGAVPYANLSNQQTREAVERGLRLDPPEQCPEEVYQLMQRCWEYDPHKRPNFCTIHQDLVAIRKRQR encoded by the exons ATGCCCTGGACAGCGGGATCATCTCCTACAAGGGGCTCCCCTCCGACATCTGGCAGGAGGAGGGTCCTTCTGAGTCGGACG GAGCCGGAGCTGCGCCGGGTCCAGACCGCGTCAGCCCCGGCCCCAGCAGGAcgccagcagcagcctcacaaCGAAGACCCAACACCAAAT TCCCCCCGGCTGCACAGCGGTGCCATGGGCTTTGGGCCGGAGCTGTGGTGCCCGCAGGGGCACAGCGCGCTGCTGCGGCTGCAGGATGGGGAGCTGCGCCTCCTGGAGCTGATGAGGAAGTGGATGTCACAGCGGGCCAAGAGTGACCGCGAGTATGCAGGGATGCTGCACCACATGTTCtcccagctggaaaagcaggagagcacttggcagctccatggcaACCACGGTGGTCACATCGAGAAG TCCTGGTGGGTGCTGGTGAGCCGGACAGAGACGCTGAGCCAGATCCTGCGGCGGCACGCGGAGGAGCTGGCAGCGGGGCCGCTGGCCAAGCTGAGCCTGCTCATCCGCGACAAGCAGCAGCTGCGCAGAGCCTTCAGcgagcagtggcagcagctcagccaggactACAGCCGG ACGAcgcagcaggagatggagaagCTGAAGGCACAGTACCGCAGCCTAGCCCGTGACAGTGCCCAGGCCAAGCGCAAGTACCAGGAGGCCAGCAAAG ACAAGGAGCGCGACAAGGCAAAGGAGAAGTATGTGCGCAGCCTCTGGAAGCTCCATGCCCTCCACAATCAGTatgtgctggctgtgcaggcGGCCGCACTGCACCACCAGCATCACTACCAGCGGGTGCTGCCCAGCCTGCATCAATCCCTCTACGGTCTGCAGCAGGAGATGATCCTCGTCCT AAAGGAGATCCTCAGCGAGTactgcagcatcagcagcctGGTACAGGAGGATCTTTTGGCCATTCACCAGGAGATTGCCAGTGCCATCCAGGCCATCGACCCTGCCACTGAGTACAGCAGCTTCATCCAGAGCCACCA GTACGAATCTGAGATGCCACCAGCTGTGTCCTTTGATGAGAGCCTGCTGGAGGACACAGAAAACCTGgtgccaggggagctgcagtTGAATGAGCTGACCCTTGAAAGTGTCCAGCACTG CCTGACATCGGTTGAGGAGGAGTTGGTGGCCGCCACAGAGGCCGTGAGTATCAAGGAGCAGCAGATGCAGGAgctgaagacagagatccacGACGAGGAGCAGGGCCGGAGCCCCGGGGAGCG GGTGCACCTGTTGGGCAGGCGGCAGGGGCTGCACGAGGCGCGGCAGCAGCTCGAGGGTTGCCTGTGTGCCCAGGCCAAGCTGCGGGCGCAGCGGGACCTGCTGGCCAGcaagctggcagagctgggcgCCAGGgagcccctgcctgccctgcctctgccggAGGACCGGCAGTCCGTCTCCTCCACG GAgcaggagcggagcggggccAGCGCGCTGGAGACCCTCAAGAACCACATCACGGGCATCTTCAGCCCAAAGTACTCG CTGCCACCCCCCGTGCCCCTCATCCCAGACGTGCAGAAGCCGCTGTGCCAGCAGGTCTGGTACCACGGGGCCATCCCACGTTCggaggtgcaggagctgctgacctGCCCTGGGGACTTCCTGGTGCGGGAGAGCCAGGGCAAGCAGGAGTACGTGCTCAGCGTGCTGTGGGATGGGCAGCCCCGGCACTTCATCATCCAGGCTGTGGGA aacATGTTTCGGCTGGAGGGTGACAGCTTCCCCACCATTCCGCTGCTGATCCAGAacctcctgcagagccagcagcccaTCACCCGCAAGAGTGGCATTGTcctggccagggctgtgcccagg GACAAATGGGTGCTGAACCACGAGGACGTGCTGCTGGGGGAGCGCATTGGTCGG GGTAACTTTGGGGAAGTGTTCAGCGGACGCCTGCGTGCTGACAACTCTCCCGTTGCTGTGAAATCCTGCCGGGAAACCCTTCCGCCTGAGCTCAAGGCCAAGTTCCTGCAGGAAGCCAG GATTCTCAAGCAGTACAGGCACCCCAACATTGTGCGGCTCATCGGCGTCTGCACGCAGAAACAGCCCATTTACATCGTCATGGAGCTGGTGCAGG GGGGGGACTTCCTGACCTTCCTGCGCAGTGAGGGTCCACACCTCCGCGTGAAGGAGCTGGTCAAGATGACAGAGAATGCTGCTGCCGGCATGGAGTACCTGGAGAGCAAGCACTGCATCCACAG GGACCTGGCTGCTCGCAACTGCCTGGTGACGGAGAGGAACACCCTGAAGATCAGTGATTTTGGGATGTcacgggaggaggaggatggcaTCTACGCCGCCACAGGGGGAATGAAGCAAATCCCTGTCAAGTGGACGGCCCCTGAAGCACTCAATTATG gccGATACAGCTCAGAGAGTGATGTCTGGAGCTTTGGCATCCTGCTGTGGGAAGCCTTCAGCCTGGGTGCCGTCCCCTATGCCAACCTCAGCAACCAGCAGACACGGGAGGCAGTGGAGCGTG GTTTGCGGCTGGACCCTCCCGAGCAGTGCCCTGAGGAGGTGTACCAGCTGATGCAGCGCTGCTGGGAGTATGACCCCCACAAGCGGCCCAACTTCTGCACCATCCACCAGGACCTCGTCGCCATCCGCAAGAGGCAGCGGTGA